In a single window of the Elaeis guineensis isolate ETL-2024a chromosome 4, EG11, whole genome shotgun sequence genome:
- the LOC140856903 gene encoding glyoxylate/hydroxypyruvate reductase HPR3-like, with translation MHAVGIRSSLPVPKLVPPVPPTVRSPCSKLVNFGRDSPPRQRSCLSETPRRRRRPLEREQLPPVLLSRPLSSPFHDALASKFHFLKPWESPLPRDEFLAAHAGDVRALLCFGPNPAVDAELLACLPKLELVVAFSTGVNHIDLAECRRRGIAVTNAGNAFTEDVADYAVALLIDVLRQISAADRYVRRGLWPINGDCPLGHKVTSCLLPVVSVKLA, from the coding sequence ATGCATGCAGTTGGTATACGCTCAAGCCTTCCCGTCCCCAAACTAGTCCCGCCCGTCCCCCCGACTGTTCGCTCCCCGTGCTCAAAACTCGTCAATTTCGGCCGCGATTCGCCTCCACGCCAGCGATCATGCCTGTCGGAAACCCCGCGGCGGAGACGCCGACCGTTAGAGCGGGAGCAGCTCCCGCCGGTCCTCCTCTCCCGCCCGCTCTCATCCCCCTTCCACGACGCGCTAGCCTCCAAGTTCCACTTCCTGAAGCCTTGGGAGTCTCCGCTCCCCCGCGACGAATTCCTCGCTGCCCACGCCGGCGACGTCCGGGCCCTCCTCTGCTTCGGCCCCAACCCCGCCGTCGACGCCGAGCTCCTTGCCTGCCTTCCCAAGCTGGAGCTGGTCGTGGCCTTCAGCACCGGTGTCAACCACATCGACCTCGCGGAGTGCCGGCGGAGGGGCATCGCCGTCACCAACGCCGGGAACGCCTTCACGGAGGATGTTGCAGACTATGCGGTGGCTCTCTTGATTGATGTCCTGCGGCAGATCTCCGCGGCTGATCGGTATGTGCGGCGAGGCCTCTGGCCGATCAATGGGGACTGTCCGCTTGGTCACAAGGTCACTTCTTGTCTTCTTCCGGTTGTTTCCGTTAAACTTGCTTGA